Part of the Imperialibacter roseus genome, GGGATGAGAAAGGGAAGAGACTCTTTGTTACCGGCAAATGGTGGCCCAAATTGTATCTAATCGAACTGTTCAAAATTCAATCATAAATCAACTAAATTATGAGTCTAGACACAGCAACTGCCAGGGTAGTGGAAATGGCAAAAGAAAACGGGGGCGCCATTGGCAACTCAGTGAAATTTGCTTTTCAGGAAGGAGTTATTCTTTTGGACGATACTGTGAGCCCAACAAAAGTTTCTAATGACGACACTGATGCCCAGTGCACCATTAAAATGGAACTTAAAGACTTTGTGAAGCTACTTGACGGAGACCTGGACCCGATGAGTGCATTTATGGGAGGTATGATGAAAATTGAGGGCGATATGACCATTGCCATGAAATTGACCTCACTTTTTTAAGAATTGGCCGAAAAGTTTGCTTGAAAGCTTTCGGCACAAAGTAGGCGGGGCGTTGTGTTTTGAAGAATAACCAACCCAATAGTTAAATGAGACAATTAGTCAAGAAAAAAGGAGAACCGATGTACGGTATTTTCACGGCAAGGGGTCGTGATGCCTCCCGGCTGGAGCAGCTAAGCGACTGTGTGTTTGCCCTGGCTATTACTATGTCTCTTTTGTCTACCCAGGCGCCCCGAAACTTCGACGAGTTGACACTTTTTATTTCAGACGTAGTTCCGTTTACATTGAGTATGGTAGCGGTTATGTGGATTTGGCATGGTCACTACCAGTTCTTTATGCGTTATGGGCTAAGGGACATCAGAATCATCGTGTTGAATACCTTCATGATGCTTATCGTATTGTTCTTTATATACCCACTCAAATTCCTCAGCACCTGGCTGGTGTCCTACTTCACACTTCTCGCCAAAGCGCTGCTGATCAGTAATGAATACTTCAGAGAGCTGAATCAAATGGGCACGCAGATGATCCCCTGGAGCGATATGCCCGAGCTGATGATTATCTATGACTGCGGCTTTCTGTCGATATACATAGCCTTCGTTCTAATGTATCGGCACGCTATCAAAAACGGTGATTCCCTAAACTTAAGTGAAGCGGAGGTCCACGCTACTAAATCCATTATCGCTCATTACACTGGCATAGTCGCTATCGGCCTCATTTCATTGTTCATTGCCTTACTTGGCTTCCTGATCGACTGGGAGTTCTCCGGACTTTTTGCCGGGGTTATCTACGCTTTGATTGGGCCTGTCTCCTATTTCATAGGACGTAAATATGATAAGCCACCCCTCAACTCCACGAGTGACCATGCATAGTTGCCTATCATATGTCCATAGTCCCCGCCACATTTGATCAAAGGCTGCTTGCTCAGTCCATCGATATCACCTTTCTGCTCCCTTTTCTATTCATACTCGACGGACTTTGGGAAACAGACTCTAACTGGTTTTGGGCAGTTTGTATTTTATTGTACCACGGCTATGCTGTGGGAATGGAGGCATCGGCACTCAAGGCCACGGTAGGCAAAAAAATGGCGGGATTGAGCGTACGAATGGACGACGAAAGACCTGTTGATCTTAAAAATGCAGTTGTGAGAAATTTGTGCAAATGGGTTTCGCTGTTGCCCATTTCAGCTGGCTTTTTTATGATCTACCTACGGCGTGATGCCAGGTCATTTCACGACATCATCTCCAAAAGCAAAGTGGTGTCGAGTTCCAATTAACCACCCAAACAGCCAAATCAAAAAGTAAAATAATTAGTTGGATAAATTTAATAAAACAACGTAGTTTCGGTGTGGTTTAAACGACCCACCTAATATAAGGAATAAATCTATTCACCATGGCGAGATCAGGCGTTAAGCAATTTGAAGAGTTTTTTGAAAAGATCATTTTCTGGGGGCGCTGGGTACAAGCTCCTATGTATCTGGGGCTTCTCTTCGGTTCTTTTATGTATCTGTATAAGTTTTTCGAAGAACTCTATCACCTTTACGATGGGGTGGTTAGCTACACAGAGGCTCAGGTGATGCTTGGCATCTTGGGTTTGGTAGACATCAGTATGGTAATGAACCTAATTGTGATGGTCATTGTCGGTGGCTACTCCATTTTTACCAGTAAGATTGACGTTGATCACCATGAAGATAAGCCGCAATGGCTTGAAGACCTTGATGCCGGCAAGTTGAAAATTAAGCTGGCTTCTTCGCTGGCATCCATTTCAGGTGTTCACCTGCTCAAAACTTTTATTGATGTTAGAGGTGCGAGAGACATGGAAGGCAATGAAGGTATCGTAGTCGAAATCGCTATCCACCTAACTTTCATCGTTTCTGCTTTGCTTTTAGCCTACACTGAGAAAATCCAGCACTCATACCATGGTCATGGCGCTGCTGAGGGTGGTGATAGCCACTAATAAAAACCCATTGTAAAATATTTGTCAGGGCGCTGAATTCTTCAGCGCCCTTTCTTTTTCACAAAAAAAGCCACCTTTCGGTGGCTCTCATTTAGATTAGGTTGGTTAAATACCTATTCAATTTAGGTAAATTATTGAATATCCGAAACAACCTAACTCGTTTTCCTCTCGGG contains:
- a CDS encoding SCP2 sterol-binding domain-containing protein, translated to MSLDTATARVVEMAKENGGAIGNSVKFAFQEGVILLDDTVSPTKVSNDDTDAQCTIKMELKDFVKLLDGDLDPMSAFMGGMMKIEGDMTIAMKLTSLF
- a CDS encoding TMEM175 family protein, which produces MRQLVKKKGEPMYGIFTARGRDASRLEQLSDCVFALAITMSLLSTQAPRNFDELTLFISDVVPFTLSMVAVMWIWHGHYQFFMRYGLRDIRIIVLNTFMMLIVLFFIYPLKFLSTWLVSYFTLLAKALLISNEYFRELNQMGTQMIPWSDMPELMIIYDCGFLSIYIAFVLMYRHAIKNGDSLNLSEAEVHATKSIIAHYTGIVAIGLISLFIALLGFLIDWEFSGLFAGVIYALIGPVSYFIGRKYDKPPLNSTSDHA
- a CDS encoding RDD family protein — its product is MSIVPATFDQRLLAQSIDITFLLPFLFILDGLWETDSNWFWAVCILLYHGYAVGMEASALKATVGKKMAGLSVRMDDERPVDLKNAVVRNLCKWVSLLPISAGFFMIYLRRDARSFHDIISKSKVVSSSN
- a CDS encoding TIGR00645 family protein, whose amino-acid sequence is MARSGVKQFEEFFEKIIFWGRWVQAPMYLGLLFGSFMYLYKFFEELYHLYDGVVSYTEAQVMLGILGLVDISMVMNLIVMVIVGGYSIFTSKIDVDHHEDKPQWLEDLDAGKLKIKLASSLASISGVHLLKTFIDVRGARDMEGNEGIVVEIAIHLTFIVSALLLAYTEKIQHSYHGHGAAEGGDSH